One Helianthus annuus cultivar XRQ/B chromosome 7, HanXRQr2.0-SUNRISE, whole genome shotgun sequence genomic region harbors:
- the LOC110866965 gene encoding uncharacterized protein LOC110866965, translating to MGDKIDPQNSATTDPKQQPLHPVYTVTNIQHKVRVLDGVKVSYSSWVKLFLLHAKGYDVLCHVDGSPAPDKDTPEFLAWEKIDAVVLQWIYGTLSDELLARVLNDASTTHEARQRVKRLFVNNKGSRAQALQHEPTNLTLASMPNLESYCQKIRDLSDQLAAVDYPMNDSQRVLHLVHGLPKEYDTIASILNQSLLTWEDAIDQLQSEARRIATREAVTPTPMVAAAITNTTPPSRDHPPPPVTTQDYPNQRPSQRRNNNNRSGRPNSNNQRGPTSSHNRPAAHQAQFYPPMAQQQFYPPYWAPPY from the coding sequence ATGGGTGACAAAATCGACCCCCAAAACAGTGCCACCACCGATCCGAAACAACAACCTCTTCATCCTGTTTACACTGTCACCAACATACAACATAAGGTGCGTGTTCTTGACGGCGTTAAGGTCTCGTATTCTTCGTGGGTAAAACTCTTTTTGCTTCATGCGAAAGGGTATGACGTGCTTTGTCATGTCGATGGTTCACCGGCCCCGGATAAAGACACTCCAGAATTTCTCGCATGGGAGAAGATTGATGCGGTTGTTCTCCAGTGGATATATGGGACACTCTCTGATGAATTGCTTGCAAGGGTTTTGAATGATGCATCTACAACCCATGAGGCAAGGCAACGGGTTAAAAGATTGTTTGTTAACAACAAAGGGTCTCGGGCTCAAGCACTTCAACATGAGCCCACTAATCTGACCTTGGCTTCCATGCCCAATCTTGAATCCTACTGCCAAAAGATCCGTGATCTGTCGGATCAACTTGCTGCGGTGGATTACCCCATGAATGACAGCCAACGAGTTCTCCATCTCGTTCATGGTCTTCCCAAAGAATACGACACTATTGCATCGATTTTGAACCAATCTCTCCTAACATGGGAAGACGCTATTGACCAACTACAATCTGAAGCACGGCGTATCGCTACCAGAGAAGCCGTTACACCCACCCCCATGGTCGCTGCCGCCATCACCAACACCACTCCACCATCCCGTGACCATCCACCGCCTCCTGTTACTACTCAGGACTACCCGAATCAGCGCCCTTCTCAACGGCGTAACAATAACAACCGGTCGGGTCGGCCCAACAGTAATAACCAGCGTGGCCCAACATCATCGCATAACAGACCAGCAGCACATCAGGCCCAGTTCTATCCACCAATGGCCCAACAACAGTTTTACCCTCCTTATTGGGCCCCACCGTATTAG